In the Engystomops pustulosus chromosome 2, aEngPut4.maternal, whole genome shotgun sequence genome, one interval contains:
- the PDIK1L gene encoding serine/threonine-protein kinase PDIK1L isoform X1, translating into MPAGVTSPFRPRLSSIRPHTEARAVFHCVSSRLEHALVGASAAKWRRPQERKTEVLLKNPLSEMQTTIWRTGMILKFHNDSVCDLRAYSSEGMKKVNLKMISSQPKYDLIKEVGRGSYGVVYEALVRRTCQRVAVKKIRCQAPENVELALREFWALSSIQGQHPNVIHLEECVLQRDGTVQRMLHGSSSGLYLPLVETSLKGEIAFDPRSTYCLWFVMDFCDGGDMNEYILTRRPSRRTNTSFMLQLSSALAFLHKNQIIHRDLKPDNILVCKARDGIDEPTLKVADFGLSKVCSSSGLNPEEPVSVNKSFLSTACGTDFYMAPEVWEGHYTAKADIFALGVILWAMLEHITILDTHTKKRLLGGYVQKGAQVVPVGEALLENPKMELTIPIKKKTMNRRMKQLLQQMLSANPQERPDAFQLELRLIQIAFRDYTWET; encoded by the exons ATGCCCGCTGGCGTTACGTCACCGTTCCGGCCACGCCTCTCCTCAATCCGGCCGCACACTGAAGCGCGCGCGGTTTTTCATTGTGTGTCGTCACGGCTCGAGCACGCGCTGGTGGGAGCGAGCGCAGCAAAATGGCGGCGGCCACAAGAGAGGAAGACTGAG GTATTACTGAAAAATCCACTTTCCGAAATGCAAACTACAATTTGGCGCACTGGTATGATACTGAAATTTCACAATGACAGTGTATGCGATCTGAGAGCTTATTCAAGTGAAGGCATGAAGAAAG taaaCCTAAAGATGATCAGCAGCCAGCCCAAATATGACCTAATTAAAGAAGTGGGTCGAGGCAGCTATGGAGTGGTGTACGAGGCATTGGTTCGCAGAACATGTCAAAGGGTAGCTGTTAAAAAGATTCGCTGCCAGGCACCTGAAAATGTTGAACTAGCTCTACGTGAATTTTGGGCATTGAGCAGCATCCAGGGTCAACACCCTAATGTAATCCACCTGGAGGAGTGTGTCCTGCAGAGAGATGGCACCGTACAACGTATGCTACATGGATCCAGCTCTGGGCTTTATCTTCCG ttAGTGGAGACATCTTTGAAAGGTGAAATTGCATTTGACCCACGCAGTACTTATTGCCTTTGGTTTGTGATGGACTTCTGTGATGGAGGGGACATGAACGAATATATATTAACCCGAAGGCCCAGTCGTCGAACCAATACCAGCTTCATGCTTCAGCTAAGTAGTGCACTTGCATTCCTTCATAAGAATCAGATAATACACCGTGATCTAAAACCTGACAATATTCTTGTGTGCAAAGCCCGTGATGGCATTGACGAACCTACTTTAAAAGTAGCTGACTTTGGATTAAGCAAAGTATGCTCTAGTTCAGGACTGAATCCAGAAGAACCTGTAAGTGTCAACAAAAGTTTCTTATCCACAGCTTGTGGTACTGATTTCTACATGGCACCTGAGGTTTGGGAGGGTCATTACACAGCAAAAGCGGACATTTTTGCTCTTGGGGTTATCTTGTGGGCCATGCTGGAGCATATAACCATATTGGACACTCATACTAAGAAAAGACTACTTGGTGGTTATGTTCAGAAGGGTGCTCAAGTAGTTCCTGTTGGAGAGGCATTGCTGGAAAATCCCAAAATGGAACTCACTATTCCCATAAAGAAAAAGACAATGAATCGCCGTATGAAACAGCTGCTACAACAGATGCTGTCAGCCAACCCTCAGGAGCGCCCTGATGCCTTTCAACTTGAACTGCGCCTCATTCAGATTGCTTTCAGAGATTATACATGGGAAACGTGA
- the PDIK1L gene encoding serine/threonine-protein kinase PDIK1L isoform X2 translates to MQTTIWRTGMILKFHNDSVCDLRAYSSEGMKKVNLKMISSQPKYDLIKEVGRGSYGVVYEALVRRTCQRVAVKKIRCQAPENVELALREFWALSSIQGQHPNVIHLEECVLQRDGTVQRMLHGSSSGLYLPLVETSLKGEIAFDPRSTYCLWFVMDFCDGGDMNEYILTRRPSRRTNTSFMLQLSSALAFLHKNQIIHRDLKPDNILVCKARDGIDEPTLKVADFGLSKVCSSSGLNPEEPVSVNKSFLSTACGTDFYMAPEVWEGHYTAKADIFALGVILWAMLEHITILDTHTKKRLLGGYVQKGAQVVPVGEALLENPKMELTIPIKKKTMNRRMKQLLQQMLSANPQERPDAFQLELRLIQIAFRDYTWET, encoded by the exons ATGCAAACTACAATTTGGCGCACTGGTATGATACTGAAATTTCACAATGACAGTGTATGCGATCTGAGAGCTTATTCAAGTGAAGGCATGAAGAAAG taaaCCTAAAGATGATCAGCAGCCAGCCCAAATATGACCTAATTAAAGAAGTGGGTCGAGGCAGCTATGGAGTGGTGTACGAGGCATTGGTTCGCAGAACATGTCAAAGGGTAGCTGTTAAAAAGATTCGCTGCCAGGCACCTGAAAATGTTGAACTAGCTCTACGTGAATTTTGGGCATTGAGCAGCATCCAGGGTCAACACCCTAATGTAATCCACCTGGAGGAGTGTGTCCTGCAGAGAGATGGCACCGTACAACGTATGCTACATGGATCCAGCTCTGGGCTTTATCTTCCG ttAGTGGAGACATCTTTGAAAGGTGAAATTGCATTTGACCCACGCAGTACTTATTGCCTTTGGTTTGTGATGGACTTCTGTGATGGAGGGGACATGAACGAATATATATTAACCCGAAGGCCCAGTCGTCGAACCAATACCAGCTTCATGCTTCAGCTAAGTAGTGCACTTGCATTCCTTCATAAGAATCAGATAATACACCGTGATCTAAAACCTGACAATATTCTTGTGTGCAAAGCCCGTGATGGCATTGACGAACCTACTTTAAAAGTAGCTGACTTTGGATTAAGCAAAGTATGCTCTAGTTCAGGACTGAATCCAGAAGAACCTGTAAGTGTCAACAAAAGTTTCTTATCCACAGCTTGTGGTACTGATTTCTACATGGCACCTGAGGTTTGGGAGGGTCATTACACAGCAAAAGCGGACATTTTTGCTCTTGGGGTTATCTTGTGGGCCATGCTGGAGCATATAACCATATTGGACACTCATACTAAGAAAAGACTACTTGGTGGTTATGTTCAGAAGGGTGCTCAAGTAGTTCCTGTTGGAGAGGCATTGCTGGAAAATCCCAAAATGGAACTCACTATTCCCATAAAGAAAAAGACAATGAATCGCCGTATGAAACAGCTGCTACAACAGATGCTGTCAGCCAACCCTCAGGAGCGCCCTGATGCCTTTCAACTTGAACTGCGCCTCATTCAGATTGCTTTCAGAGATTATACATGGGAAACGTGA